DNA from Cygnus atratus isolate AKBS03 ecotype Queensland, Australia chromosome 7, CAtr_DNAZoo_HiC_assembly, whole genome shotgun sequence:
GAACCTGTGTTCTTGCCACCAGGAAGGGTGGCAGCTCCACAGCACGGCAGTTTTGGGGGGATTTTGCTGTGGTTTGGGCCCTGCCCAGGCTGGAGGAGCAAGAGCTACTCCAGGTTTTGGTGTGCTCAGTGGCTTTTGTGTGGGCAATTTGGGCTGCCCATTAGTTCCTTCCCCACTTCGTTAGCCTGATTGGGAAGGCAAGCTTTTAATTGGGGTGGCTCCcccagggagggaggcagcaggggacagccagcagcaccctgagAGCATCCTCCTCCAGCAGGTAGGGAGTGAATGGGGCCCCGCTTCTGAcaccataattttttttttttaaggtgaaatCAAGGTGTCTGTGGGTATTCCTGTATTCAACTCCTGGGCCTCGCCCACTTCACGGCTGCCCATGCCCTAGAACAATcccaattttatttatttaaataaattcagaggTCTCCATCACTGAAGTGCcgcctgggtgctgcagaggggaGCCTGGTTTTGGCCGGCACCACAACCAGCCCCGCCGTGTCCTCGCGGGCCCCCAAAcgcccctctgcctgccctgtccccatgggGCAGCTAAATAAAGCCTCGCCGGGGCCTTCTGGCAACTTCCAGCTGCCCCAGGGACCTTGCTGCCCAtccgcccccctccccggggaTCACAGAAAGGCCATTTCGCTATAAATAGGAGCCACGGCTCAGCTACCGGGGCTGGATCTGTGCCTGGGATGTTTGGGGTGGCCGCGGGGCGTTTGGGGGACCCGGCGCAGAtgggtttggttttgtcagGCTTTTTATTGAGTGTTCTGTGAAGCCCTGGGTCACTCCTTGTAATAGCAGCTCTGAGAAGTGACACCGAGTCCCCTGCGTGCGGCCAGGGGAcgagctggggctggcaccgcGCGGGGTGAGCCCCTGGCGTGCTCAGGAGAGGGCGGTGTAAAAATACGTgtaaaaaagctaaaaatagctCTGAGCCACGCCGTGCCTCAGCAGCCAGGATGACGGTGACACCGCTGCCGGGGGAGCGACGTGCCTGCTCTGTCCCGTGACACCGGTGCGAAGGACTGCCAGTTCTGCAGCGCGCCTCGGCTGCTCCGTCTGGTTTTGGGGTTTGTGAGCTGGAGCACCTGCGTGAGGGATTTTTGGACCGTGCCACGGCCCGCCTGACCCCAAAAACGGGGCTGCCCTtgcatggggctggggaggaatGATCCCAGCTCATCAGTCCTTGGAAGCACCCAAATTTTGGGACCCGGAGGGGACAGATGCCCTCGCACAACCTGGCTTTTGGAGGTGAGCTGCTCCCGGTGGCATCCCCACAGCGTGCGTAGCCTCGGCTCCCGGTGCTTGGGGCCATCCCCTTCAGAAGCAGTGAGAATCTCCAGCAGTCAGCATCTGGttgaagaggaagggaaaaaaaaaaccaaacaaccctGAGCCAGAACCGACTCGCACTCAGAGGGAAGCGTGTAATTTCGTCTTTCAGCCTGGGTTTAGCCTCTGCACCTCACGCCTGACCCAGCGTGCCTGCTTTAATTACACTGCAGTGAAAGCCTCTTTTCTGAGTCGTTATAATTGCAGGCTGGCGTAATTGCACTCAGCAGTGTGGATGTGAGGAGGCTCAGGAGTGTTTTGAGGGAAGCACTGCCTGTGCAGACCAGTGCAGATTtgacaaccccccccccccccgacctcCCCCCCTCACCACACCCCTTTTACCAGAcactcctgtttttttcccaaatttccCCCCGGCCACTTCCTTGTGGCTGTGGGTGACGGGGTGCTGCCACCCAGGCCTGACTCAGCCCTGCCTGAGTCACAGCCCCGTGCCGAGGTGCACCAGGACGCCTGCCCCTTCCTCAaggggggctgctgggagggatTCCCACGGGTGCAGGGCACGAGGGGGGATTTGGGTCATCGGGGAGGCAGTTGCATCATCTGTCACAGTGCAGTGAAGACAGGGAGGCAGCAGGTTATCAATTAGACAGGTTTtattagaaaagtaaaaaacaatTGCATAGGAAGTCTTGTACTTGAACATCAAGTGTATGAGTGTAAACTGTAATCAATGGAGCGCACAGGGTGTATTGGTGAGGGGTCCTGCCCTCCGTCCCCACAGCACCTTGCACGCCCCTCTCCCCCAGGCTCTCCTCCCTGTGTCACGGAGCCATGACACAGCTCCAGACCCCTCCTGCcacaccagcagccccagcacagctgcccagGTGTCAGCAGGGGAGTTCTGTCTTTGATCCAGGCTTCACTCCGCTGTCACTCACTCCCACACACGCACCCTCCCCCAGAAACCCCATTGATTACAATCGTTgttacaacaaaaaaaaaaattaaccaggAGGAGACCGCCTGCCCCCACAGCAGCCCCGCTGCCGAGCCCAGGAGTGCAGTCACCGCCATCATCCTACAATCACGGAAGTGTGAGGCAAGCACCGTACGGCCCCGCGCCCGCCTGGCAGGGGGGCTCCACAACCAGGGCCTCCCCTGCAGGGCCTCCGCCTGCCCCAGCTACATCCACCTACGCCCTACTCCAGCCTAACCTAAACTACTGCGGCCGCTGGGAGCCGCCACGCTCTAACCAGCTCGGTGAGTGTCAGCTCTTCCGAAGCACTTGGGTGAGCCGTGTCCCCTTCAGCACTCTTCGATGAGCAGCTGCTCGGAGCTGTACAGCTTCTTCTTGATGACCCTGAAGCCCGTGCTCAGCTTCAGGGACTGGCTGAAGCCCGGGGTGAACGCGGGCCCCGAGGCAAAGAGTCCCTGGATCTTGGGCCAGAGGCGCGAGTCCAGCCGCAGCACCAGGGTGAGCTGGAAGGTGGGCACCACAGCGGGGTCCACGGCGATGTGCCCCACGTCGTGGCAGGCCTTGCCGTGCTCCACGCAGAGGTCGAGGAGGGCCCCACGCAGCCCGCAGGGCTCGCTGCAGGCCAGACGCAGCAGCTCCGTCCTCACCTGCGCCACGAGCTGGGCCGGCATCAGGAGGCGCGAGCAGCGCTGGGCACCCAGCGGAGCCTTCCCCAGGGTGGCctgcaccagctccagcagctcggCGCACAGCACCTCGTCCTCGGGGTCGTGCAGCAGCAGGTCCAGGTCCGGCAGCGAGGCCTGGTCAGCGGAGTCGGGGTCTGCCGAGAAGAATGGGTCAGTACCAGGCAGCCTGAGGGGCTCCACGCGGCAATGCGAGGATGAACAGGGCAGTGtggcgctgcccccccccacacTGATCCCCTCAGGGCCTCTCCCCTCACCAGGGCCCAACCCCTCAGGGCCCTCCCGGCCCCTCAGAAACCCCCCGCGCCGCCTCACTGCCCCCTCCTCAGGGCTCCCGCCGCTCACCTCCCTCCGAGCCGGAGGCGCTGCCCAGCGACTCGCAGTCGGAGCTCTCCATGCGGCCCCTGTCGCCGCCCGCCAGCCGCTCCCACAGCCCGGCCATGACGAGGGCTTtagcagcgccgccgccgccgccacacAGCCCTCCGCTTTCTCCCTCCCGCCGCACCGCTCTGAAGGGACGGCCGCCGCCGCAGCAGCTTATATAGACGTGGCGCGGCAGGCCACGCCCCCCGGCTGGCGCCCTCCGCCAATGGCAGTGCTGGGCACGTCCGCGGCGTCTCTCCTGCCCGGTGACAGCGGGCACGCACcgcccccccctgccccctttcctccccccctcccctcccccccccctcccggcccctcGCCTCAGGGCTCGGCCGCCTGCGGGCGCAGGTTCCCGTCGGGCGTCGGGTCCCGAAGTTTCCACAAAACTCGGTGTTTTCACGCATCTCCCCGCCCGCCCTCGCCTTCCTGGCCTCGGCAGGGCTCGGCCCCGTGCAGTCAGACCGGGTGCTGGGTCAGGGCTGGTGCCCCCGAGGCGGGGGGCTGCCATTTTGTGGCGCCCGGGGGCTCGGTGGAGAGGGCAGTGCCACTTGTCACAGCcaaaaaaacactccaaaatgccctaaaaaagcttttttaccACAGATTGTTTTGGTGTTTCCTTAGCAGTAGGGGTAAACACCCCCCAACTCTGTGCCCCCAGTGATTTGGGTGCTGTGTGTTTGCACCCCTGCAACAGCCCCGCTTTTTGGGGCAAAAACgaagcagccccagccccagctgacAAAAATATGCACTGGTGTTTGTGCAGTGCCGTACGGTATGGCGAGACGGGCACATACGTGCCTGGAGACACTCAGATGGTGCTTGGGAGCTGGGTTTTAACAAAATTTACCTCATGGTTTTCCCCCCTCCTCGGTCCCAAGTTGCCTGTGCAAATGTTCGCCGAAAATAGATTGGGAACAAAATGGGGTCAAACTGGGGAAAATGGTAAAcgagtggaagaaaaaaaaggataacaGGGACCACATCTTGCTAAAAATAAGCTTGAATTCAAACACAGCGCTGAGcgtaaatatttttctttctttggc
Protein-coding regions in this window:
- the DDIT4 gene encoding DNA damage-inducible transcript 4 protein — protein: MAGLWERLAGGDRGRMESSDCESLGSASGSEGDPDSADQASLPDLDLLLHDPEDEVLCAELLELVQATLGKAPLGAQRCSRLLMPAQLVAQVRTELLRLACSEPCGLRGALLDLCVEHGKACHDVGHIAVDPAVVPTFQLTLVLRLDSRLWPKIQGLFASGPAFTPGFSQSLKLSTGFRVIKKKLYSSEQLLIEEC